The following nucleotide sequence is from Gymnodinialimonas phycosphaerae.
GGGCACTGGCGCCTACTTCCATGCCCGGGGCGACGGCGTGGTGTTCTCGGCCAATTGGTCCGGCAGTTGCGCGGCGGCCGGGGATACCGGGCTTGGGCAGATCATCGCGGGCCGCATGTAACCCTTCCATCGCCTCCCTTGTGGATGACGCCACTGGTCTTGCGCGCGCGGCGGCGTTAAAGCTGCGCGAAACTGCTTTGACTTGAGGCCAGCACCATGACCCGCACGCTCATTACCAGCGCCATTCCCTACATCAACGGGATCAAGCACCTGGGCAACCTCGTGGGGTCTCAGCTGCCCGCTGACCTCTATGCCCGCTACTTGCGCGCGCGAGGTCAAGAGGTGCTGTTTCTTTGCGCCACCGATGAACACGGCACCCCGGCCGAGCTTGCCGCCGCCAAGGCGGGCAAGCCCGTGGCTGAGTATTGCGCCGACATGCATGCCGTGCAGGCCGAGATCGCCCGCGGTTTTCGCCTGTCGTTTGATCACTTCGGGCGCTCTTCCTCGCCACAGAACCACGCGCTGACCCAGCATTTCGCAGGCAAGCTGGCGGACAATGACCTGATCGAGGAGGTGTCCGAGAAGCAGGTCTATTCCCACGCCGATGGCCGCTTCCTGCCAGATCGCTATATCGAGGGCACCTGCCCCAACTGCGGCTACGATAAGGCCCGTGGCGACCAGTGTGAGAACTGCACCAAGCAGTTGGACCCCACCGACCTTATCGAGCCGCGCTCTGCCATTTCCGGCTCCACCGATCTGGAGATCCGCGAAACGAAGCACCTCTACCTGCGCCAATCGCAGCTGCGCGGACAGTTGAGCGACTGGATAGATTCCAAGACCGACTGGCCCATTCTGACGACCTCGATTGCCAAGAAATGGCTGAACGATGGCGACGGCCTGCAAGACCGTGGCATCACCCGCGACCTCGACTGGGGCGTGCCCGTCAAGCGCGGCGACGCGGACTGGCCGGGCATGGAAGGCAAGGTCTTTTACGTCTGGTTCGATGCGCCGATCGAGTATATCGCCTGCGCCGCCGAGGCTGTGGAGGAAGGCGTGATTTCTGATTGGGAGCGCTGGTGGCGTGTGGATAAGGGCGCCGATGACGTTCGATATGTGCAATTCATGGGCAAAGATAATGTGCCCTTC
It contains:
- the metG gene encoding methionine--tRNA ligase; amino-acid sequence: MTRTLITSAIPYINGIKHLGNLVGSQLPADLYARYLRARGQEVLFLCATDEHGTPAELAAAKAGKPVAEYCADMHAVQAEIARGFRLSFDHFGRSSSPQNHALTQHFAGKLADNDLIEEVSEKQVYSHADGRFLPDRYIEGTCPNCGYDKARGDQCENCTKQLDPTDLIEPRSAISGSTDLEIRETKHLYLRQSQLRGQLSDWIDSKTDWPILTTSIAKKWLNDGDGLQDRGITRDLDWGVPVKRGDADWPGMEGKVFYVWFDAPIEYIACAAEAVEEGVISDWERWWRVDKGADDVRYVQFMGKDNVPFHTLSFPATILGSGEPWKLVDYIKSFNYLNYDGGQFSTSQGRGVFMDQALEILPSDYWRWWLLSHAPETSDSEFTWEAFQQDVNKDLADVLGNFVSRITKFCRSKFGEAVPEGGDYVEQETALIADLQARLTAYQAHMDAIDIRKAAAELRAIWVAGNEYLQSAAPWTAFKTDPERAAAITRFALNLIPFYAGLSAPFIPDAAQAMADGMHTDLTWPMDTTMTALPAGHAFTVPDVLFAKIPDESREEWAAKFSGVRD